A genomic stretch from Nerophis ophidion isolate RoL-2023_Sa linkage group LG14, RoL_Noph_v1.0, whole genome shotgun sequence includes:
- the LOC133568975 gene encoding monocyte chemotactic protein 1B-like, protein MPAFTLLALLSLAAMAPGASAGGRPADCCRRTTDTQVHPDLLTKYYVQRPPSCSLHAVVFTTLRGKRICADPDKLWTKTSVAHLDGRQRHGPLFTVPKEDPVLHRL, encoded by the exons ATGCCAGCGTTCACCTTGCTCGCCCTTCTCTCGCTGGCCGCCATGGCGCCCGGCGCCTCAGCTGGAG GTAGACCAGCAGACTGTTGCCGCAGGACGACGGACACACAAGTCCACCCGGACCTGCTGACCAAGTACTACGTGCAGAGGCCGCCATCTTGTTCTCTGCACGCCGTGGT GTTTACCACGCTGCGAGGCAAGAGAATCTGCGCTGACCCTGACAAGTTGTGGACCAAGACCAGCGTGGCGCACCTGGATGGACGCCAGCGTCATGGTCCACTTTTCACCGTGCCAAAGGAGGACCCGGTTTTGCATCGACTGTAG
- the LOC133568777 gene encoding C-C motif chemokine 8-like encodes MRLGPVLLCLAPWMTAVLAAQRSAGTCCPGLSKTMVPLKNVLNYTIQHVGVCTIRAVVLYTRGKKTICADPNRCWTQNAMLKVDGGLVRQSGGTSKSTSGSVTSPLCTRSRKGGKGKLRKLRRRRPKTAKKKAKN; translated from the exons ATGAGACTCGGCCCGGTTCTCCTCTGCTTGGCCCCCTGGATGACCGCCGTCCTGGCAG CTCAAAGGAGTGCTGGGACCTGCTGCCCCGGCCTGTCCAAGACCATGGTGCCGCTGAAGAACGTCCTCAACTACACCATCCAGCACGTGGGGGTGTGCACCATCAGGGCCGTAGT GTTGTACACTCGAGGCAAAAAGACAATTTGTGCGGACCCTAACAGATGTTGGACACAGAACGCCATGTTGAAAGTGGATGGAGGACTTGTGCGGCAGAGTGGAGGAACTTCCAAGTCCACCAGCGGCAGTGTGACATCACCACTCTGCACCAGGTCCAGAAAAGGAGGCAAGGGAAAATTGAGGAAACTTAGAAGGCGACGGCCAAAAACtgccaaaaaaaaagcaaaaaactaG